Genomic segment of Chrysiogenia bacterium:
ACCTGAACCGCGCGCTGGTACTCATCAAGGCCGAGCGTTTCGATGAGGCCGAGCACAACCTGCGATCCGCTCTCGACAAGGGCGGCGATTCCAGGCGCCTGCACGGCTACCTGGGCCTGGTCTACTCCAAAAAGAGTGAATACGAGAAAGCCATCATTGCCTTCAACAAGGCCGGCGCCAGGAAAATGGTTGCCGAGATGGAAGCCATGATCGACAAGCGCCGCCAGGGCATGAGCGAGCCGCCGGCCAGCGCGGGCAAACCGGTTGCTCCTCCGCCTGCCCCCGGCAGCGCGGCGGCAAAGCTCGAAAACGAGATCGCATCCGAAGCGCAGCGGACCGAGGAAAATCTCATCGATGCTGCCCAGCGGCGCCGCGAACTCCTTCGCCGCAGGCGCACGCCCGATGAGGTGCAGACCAGCGCTCCGGAGAGCCCAAAGAAAGCTGCACCGGACAGCGAGCCGCCCGCAGCGGCCCCCAAACCCAGGCCAGAACCCGTGGCGCCGCCACGGAAAACCCAGGCGCCGGCCCCCAAGGCAGCCGCGCCCGTGGAGGTAGTGCCCCTCGTGAGAGAAGACGCTCCGGCCCTGCTGCTTGAAACCCCCGGACTGCTCCGCATTTCACTCGAAGAGCCCAGCATCGCGCGGCTCACCG
This window contains:
- a CDS encoding tetratricopeptide repeat protein, whose protein sequence is MARPQEKDEHPAGFWGHFYRASDLLEEGQTAEAIDELDEALALQPDHPEASAMRAAALFKAERLDEAIDAYQLLIEANPGQPALYLNRALVLIKAERFDEAEHNLRSALDKGGDSRRLHGYLGLVYSKKSEYEKAIIAFNKAGARKMVAEMEAMIDKRRQGMSEPPASAGKPVAPPPAPGSAAAKLENEIASEAQRTEENLIDAAQRRRELLRRRRTPDEVQTSAPESPKKAAPDSEPPAAAPKPRPEPVAPPRKTQAPAPKAAAPVEVVPLVREDAPALLLETPGLLRISLEEPSIARLT